In the Gossypium arboreum isolate Shixiya-1 chromosome 10, ASM2569848v2, whole genome shotgun sequence genome, one interval contains:
- the LOC108471170 gene encoding PLASMODESMATA CALLOSE-BINDING PROTEIN 3-like: MALAALKLPLFFLSLLLTTFSVADGASWCVARSDASNQALQTALDYACASGADCTPLQSDGLCFLPNTIQAHASYAFNSYYQRRAMAPGSCDFAGTATVAKTDPSYGSCMYPSSPSTAGGLPTPTTPTTVTNNPTAPTTTTTAPLGGAGGSNGLNNPGLTPPFPTTDESRASFDSIVNTSSMSLMLLVVLSFILHSVWIF; encoded by the exons ATGGCACTAGCAGCCTTAAAGCTTCCATTGTTCTTCCTCTCCTTACTCTTAACCACCTTTTCAGTTGCTGATGGAGCAAGCTGGTGCGTGGCCAGGAGTGATGCAAGCAACCAAGCTCTTCAAACCGCACTCGACTATGCATGCGCCTCTGGAGCTGACTGCACCCCTTTACAGTCAGATGGGCTTTGTTTCCTTCCCAACACCATCCAAGCTCATGCTTCTTATGCTTTCAATAGTTACTATCAACGTAGAGCAATGGCTCCTGGTTCCTGTGACTTTGCTGGCACTGCCACTGTTGCCAAAACTGATCCCA GTTATGGATCTTGTATGTACCCATCTTCTCCAAG CACGGCCGGAGGGCTACCTACCCCAACAACACCAACAACAGTGACAAACAATCCAACTGCACCAACAACTACGACGACTGCACCACTAGGTGGAGCTGGTGGTAGTAACGGACTAAATAACCCTGGACTGACTCCTCCATTTCCCACAACAGATGAATCTAGAGCTTCATTTGATTCTATAGTCAATACAAGCTCAATGTCCCTCATGCTCTTAGTTGTTCTATCCTTTATTTTGCACTCGGTATGGATCTTTTAA